The following is a genomic window from Pseudomonas purpurea.
CGCTGACCTGTTTCAGCAGTGCGCAACTGGCGCACTATCAGCCAAGACTCAGCCACCAGTCGGACATCGCGTTCGAGCGCACCGGCTGCTACGGCATCGCCGAAAGTGCGGCCCTCGCCCTCGCCGAACAACTGGGCCAAGCGCCGGCCAAACTGCTGATCCCACGGCAGAAATACGCCCAGGCCACCTTTGCATTGGCATGCGCGTCGTAAAATCCCCGATAATCCCCGCCCTCGATCATGAGCAATCTTCATCTGAAGCCCTGCTTTGACAATTTTTCACAGGAGCCGGCCATGACCGTCTACTTCATCGGCGCAGGTCCCGGCGACCCGGAACTGATTACCGTCAAGGGCCAGCGGCTGATTCGCAGTTGCCCGGTCATCATTTACGCAGGCTCGCTGGTTCCGGCAGCCGTGCTGGAAGGCCATCAGGCCGAACAGGTGGTCAACAGCGCCGAACTGCACCTGGAACAGATCATCGAGCTGATCAAAATCGCCCACGCCAACGGCCAGGATGTGGCCCGGGTGCACTCCGGCGATCCCGGTTTGTATGGGGCGATTGGCGAGCAGATCCGCTACCTGCGCGAGCTGAACATTCCCTTCGAAATCATTCCCGGCGTCACCGCTACGGCCGCGTGTGCGGCGCTGTTAGGCGCGGAACTGACCCTGCCGGACGTTTCGCAAAGCGTGATCCTGACCCGCTATGCCGACAAAACGGCGATGCCGCCCGGTGAAGCGTTCGCCAGCCTGGCCCAACATGGCGCAACCATGGCGATTCATCTGGGGGTCAATCATCTGGATAAAATCGTCGCTGAACTGCTGCCGCATTACGGTGCGGACTGCCCGATTGCGGTGGTTCACCGCGCCAGTTGGCCCGATCAGGACTGGGCAGTGGGGACACTGACGGATATCGCCGAAAAGGTTAAGGCCAAGGGGTTTCGGCGTACCGCGCTGATTCTGGTGGGTCGGGTGCTGGCCACCGACAACTTCAGCGAGTCATCGCTGTACCGCGCCGGGCATGCGCATCTCTACCGCCCATAGGCCCTCATCGCGAGCAAGCTCGCTCCCACAGGGGATACGCGGTCAAATGTGGGAGCGAGCTTGCTCGCGGTGGCGTCAGTGAATTTCACCCAAAAAAAACGGCGCTCACGGGCGCCGTTTTTTTGTTCGCAATGAACGCCGTGCTTAGTAGTAGGCGTTTTCTTTTTGCGTGTGGTCAGTCACGTCACGTACGCCCTTGAGCTCCGGAATGCGCTCAAGCAGTGTGCGTTCGATGCCTTCCTTCAAGGTCACGTCTGCCTGGCCGCAGCCCTGGCAGCCGCCGCCGAACTTCAACACGGCGATGCCGTCTTCGACCACATCGATCAGGCTGACCTGACCGCCGTGGCTGGCCAGCCCTGGGTTGATTTCGGTTTGCAGGTAGTAGTTGATGCGCTCATTCACCGGGCTGTCGGCGTTGACCATCGGTACTTTGGCATTGGGTGCCTTGATGGTCAGTTGGCCGCCCATGCGATCCGTGGCGTAGTCGACCACGGCATCGTCCAGGAACGCTTCGCTGAAGTGATCGATGTACGCGGTGAAGCTTTTGAGCCCCAGCGCGGTGTCTTCAGGTTTTTCTTCGCCCGGCTTGCAATAGGCAATGCAGGTTTCGGCGTATTGGGTGCCAGGCTGGGTGATAAAGACGCGAATGCCGATCCCGGGGGTGTTCTGCTTGGACAGCAGATCGGCCAGGTAATCGTGGGCGGCATCGGTAATGGTTATGGCGGTCATGGAAACTCCTCGCAGGCTTGGGCGCAGTTTACGCCAATCAACGCGCCGGACAAAGTCCCAGTATTTTTGTCGGGAAAGCGCAACTGATCCAATGTGCGGACTTGCACCGGGCGGCGATCCGAGGAAGAGGCTAAAACAGTCAACATTAATGTTGACTGGTCTGCCGCCTTCGCGAGCAAGCCCGCCCCCACACTGGATCGCAGGCACCTCTAAATTCCGGGTGTCAAAGGTTCTCGTAGCGGTTCATGTCCAATACGCCTTCTTCCACCGGGTCGGTTTCATGCAGGTACTGGCTCAGGTCGTGAAAATACACCCAGAACTGCGGATGACTGCGGCGGATACCCCAGCGCTCGACGATTTTTTCGAAGCGGTTGGCATCCTTGGCGCGCTCCATCTGCGCCACGAACTGCGGCACTTCGTCGGCCGGGATGTTGAAGATGAAGTTCGGGTAGCTGCTGAGCACACCCGGATAGATCGTCAACGTATCCAGCCCCGGCTGATAGCGCAGCGCCTCACCCAACAGGAACGCCACGTTGCTGTGGGGCCCGGTTGCGCAGCAGGCTGTAGACCTCGCGTTTGCCGCTGCGGGTTTCGATGCGCAGCATCGTTGCTTCCGGCAACTGGTCGATGACCTTCAGCCCCGCCGCCGGCCGGGCAGTCAAACGGCTCAGGGCCTGCTCGGCATGCTGCAACGCCGGGTCGATGTTCGGCCGGGAACAGTAGGCGCCGTCGCAACGGTTGATCGGGTCCGGTCGCGCATTCAAATCGCCGTAACGCGCCAACAACTGCTGGGCGAAGTCGCGCTTGGGGTTCTTGGCGTCGAGTTTCAGTGCCGTCGGTTTGTCGTTGTCGATGCTTTCGTAGTCGAGCCACATCTTGAACTTGCCGCTGCTCTGATACCAATCGTCGAGGTAAGCATCCCGTGAATCGGCCGGCATCAGGCGCAGGAAGTTTTGCTCGGCACCGTTGCGGATCAGGTCGAAATACAGACGGGTCTGCGCCTGATGGGAAACGTTGCCGAACACATCGAAATTGACCGCCAGTTGATAGTAGGTGCGCTCCAGCAACGGGTAGTCGAACAACCACATCGTTTGCGGCACCTCACCAATCAGGCCCTTGCTGACGGAGGCGCTGTCGAAATGCCGGAAGATGCTCAGCAAGGCATTGTCGTTGCCCGC
Proteins encoded in this region:
- a CDS encoding cobalamin biosynthesis protein, with amino-acid sequence MTDSSAAPTLVVGLGCQRGCPASTLRALLDQALQAHQIELEAVQALASIDLKRDEPGLNELAAQLGLTLTCFSSAQLAHYQPRLSHQSDIAFERTGCYGIAESAALALAEQLGQAPAKLLIPRQKYAQATFALACAS
- the cobM gene encoding precorrin-4 C(11)-methyltransferase; this translates as MTVYFIGAGPGDPELITVKGQRLIRSCPVIIYAGSLVPAAVLEGHQAEQVVNSAELHLEQIIELIKIAHANGQDVARVHSGDPGLYGAIGEQIRYLRELNIPFEIIPGVTATAACAALLGAELTLPDVSQSVILTRYADKTAMPPGEAFASLAQHGATMAIHLGVNHLDKIVAELLPHYGADCPIAVVHRASWPDQDWAVGTLTDIAEKVKAKGFRRTALILVGRVLATDNFSESSLYRAGHAHLYRP
- the nfuA gene encoding Fe-S biogenesis protein NfuA, with translation MTAITITDAAHDYLADLLSKQNTPGIGIRVFITQPGTQYAETCIAYCKPGEEKPEDTALGLKSFTAYIDHFSEAFLDDAVVDYATDRMGGQLTIKAPNAKVPMVNADSPVNERINYYLQTEINPGLASHGGQVSLIDVVEDGIAVLKFGGGCQGCGQADVTLKEGIERTLLERIPELKGVRDVTDHTQKENAYY